The Candidatus Hydrogenedens sp. genome includes a region encoding these proteins:
- a CDS encoding iron-containing alcohol dehydrogenase codes for MTELMDKILRGNDEINLLTSLKGNILVVTMEVPWQVLQKQINWSPSQIIWAHEMDLPVIEKLEQELPLFDWVVGIGGGVSCDLAKYIAWKKSIPLILVPTIVSVDAPFTPSIAVRENNVVRYIGNVVPDKIIIDYNLVKSAPDNLNRAGVADILSIHTALCDWEYARKYNNERYDEHIAQEAERCLYDVDRNAEEIYKVSPKGIDTIVDLYCKEVELCNTFGNARPEEGSEHIVAYHVEYLTKRQFLHGDLVGLGIFCMSRLQENKVEWITKLLERCGVKYRVEGLSKDEISQSLLRLKEFKDKTGLFFSVIDVKEINNEFVNNVLYKMNLT; via the coding sequence ATGACAGAATTGATGGACAAAATATTGAGAGGTAACGATGAGATTAACTTATTAACCTCTCTTAAAGGTAATATTTTGGTAGTTACTATGGAAGTCCCATGGCAAGTTTTGCAAAAACAAATAAATTGGTCTCCATCTCAAATAATTTGGGCTCATGAGATGGATTTGCCAGTGATAGAAAAGTTAGAACAGGAACTTCCTCTATTTGATTGGGTTGTCGGGATTGGGGGTGGTGTAAGTTGTGACCTTGCTAAATATATAGCATGGAAAAAGAGTATTCCATTAATATTGGTACCAACAATTGTCTCTGTTGATGCTCCTTTTACACCCTCTATTGCTGTTCGTGAAAATAATGTTGTGAGATATATCGGAAATGTTGTACCAGATAAGATTATTATTGATTATAATTTAGTAAAAAGTGCCCCAGATAACTTAAATAGAGCAGGTGTGGCAGATATTTTGAGTATTCATACAGCACTTTGCGATTGGGAATATGCTCGAAAATACAACAATGAACGATATGATGAACATATTGCACAGGAAGCAGAGAGATGTCTCTATGATGTCGATAGGAATGCCGAAGAAATTTATAAAGTAAGTCCCAAAGGGATTGATACAATAGTTGATTTATACTGTAAAGAAGTGGAACTCTGCAATACTTTTGGAAATGCAAGACCTGAAGAAGGTTCGGAGCATATCGTTGCATATCATGTAGAATATTTAACTAAAAGGCAGTTCTTACATGGTGATTTGGTGGGATTGGGTATCTTTTGTATGAGTAGATTGCAAGAAAATAAAGTTGAATGGATTACAAAATTGTTAGAAAGATGTGGTGTAAAATATCGAGTTGAGGGTTTATCAAAGGATGAAATATCACAATCATTACTAAGATTAAAAGAATTTAAGGATAAGACTGGATTATTCTTTAGTGTTATTGATGTAAAAGAAATTAACAATGAATTTGTAAATAATGTATTATATAAAATGAACTTAACATAA
- a CDS encoding family 78 glycoside hydrolase catalytic domain, with the protein MEKMMWVITILSFLLIGMSIGTWADTVAFSEAKPIWLKNRAKEMNDFAGFRAIFNVDDVENVFLRCAGHDFYRVHVNGKFVLYGPARGPHGFHRMDEINISKYLQKGENIIAIEVIVYNVNGYGITNQPGFIQAEVVQGKKVLCATGSDKNPFMGFDLNYKFKKVERYSFQRGFTEAYHFTPQSLIWIMKKENAPTPYEVEIQEDKALIPRRVPMPNFEIIPPEKIIIEGKVNLQKPIEKPWINRSVEPRADFLGYPFDQLEYSPPKDFQQMTIEKGEQKEQTANFPLLINASTYNIFDFGRSMTGFVCLKIKVDEPTKVFITFDEMLRNETVDWKRLGCHNVIALHLSEKGEYNFESIEPYTFRYMQVSNTNTSSTIVSTGIRLYENPEAQKAKFVCSDDRLNRIFEAGRATFAQNAVDIFMDCPHRERAGWLCDSFFTSRAGLVLTGNTSVEKNFFENFMLPPKFEFLPDGMLPMCYPSDHNNGQFIPNWAMWFVIQLGEYAKRSNDWDLVNALKPKVLALVKFFDAYKNSDGLLEKLPSWVFVEWSKANDFVQDVNYPSNMLFAGVLDTVAELYNLPEYKQEAEKIRETVRKQSFDGTFFVDNAVRKDGKLEVTKNRTEVCQYFAFFFKVATRETHPDLWNIIRNDFGPHRKEKDKNKYPEIYLANSFIGNVLRAELLTMSGEGDKVLDESVGYLDYMAQRTGTLWENVDDGASLNHGFASHVVYIYDRVALGISEFDPVNKRIKVVFRPLSLKYCEGEIPVGDNQSIKMRWEQDDNAIKYRLSVPQGFTVEVENLTSKNLVKESS; encoded by the coding sequence ATGGAAAAGATGATGTGGGTTATCACAATTTTATCGTTTTTACTAATTGGAATGTCAATAGGAACCTGGGCAGATACAGTAGCCTTTTCAGAAGCAAAGCCTATCTGGCTAAAAAATCGAGCAAAGGAAATGAATGATTTTGCAGGATTTAGAGCGATATTCAATGTTGACGATGTAGAAAATGTGTTTTTACGTTGTGCTGGACATGATTTTTATAGGGTTCATGTCAATGGCAAATTTGTATTATATGGTCCCGCAAGAGGTCCACATGGCTTCCATCGTATGGATGAAATCAACATTTCTAAATATTTACAAAAAGGCGAAAATATTATAGCCATAGAGGTGATTGTCTACAATGTAAATGGATATGGTATTACAAACCAGCCAGGTTTTATCCAAGCAGAAGTTGTCCAGGGTAAAAAGGTATTATGTGCTACTGGTTCTGATAAGAATCCTTTTATGGGATTTGATTTAAATTATAAATTCAAAAAAGTAGAACGCTATAGTTTTCAAAGAGGATTTACTGAGGCTTATCATTTTACCCCACAATCGTTGATCTGGATAATGAAAAAAGAAAATGCTCCAACACCTTATGAGGTGGAGATTCAGGAAGATAAAGCACTTATTCCACGAAGAGTTCCTATGCCAAACTTCGAAATAATACCACCCGAAAAGATAATTATTGAAGGTAAAGTAAATTTGCAAAAACCTATAGAGAAACCATGGATTAATAGGAGTGTTGAACCCAGAGCGGATTTCCTTGGCTATCCATTTGACCAGCTTGAATATTCACCTCCAAAAGATTTCCAACAAATGACCATTGAAAAGGGAGAACAGAAAGAACAGACAGCCAACTTCCCTCTTCTTATCAATGCATCAACTTATAATATATTTGATTTTGGAAGAAGTATGACAGGTTTTGTCTGTCTAAAAATTAAAGTAGATGAACCTACGAAAGTATTTATCACTTTTGATGAAATGTTAAGAAATGAAACAGTAGATTGGAAACGATTAGGTTGTCATAATGTTATTGCATTGCATTTGTCCGAAAAGGGTGAATACAACTTTGAATCTATCGAACCATACACTTTTAGATATATGCAAGTTTCCAATACAAACACATCAAGTACAATTGTATCAACAGGTATAAGACTTTATGAAAATCCAGAAGCCCAGAAAGCAAAGTTTGTATGTTCAGATGACAGATTAAACCGAATTTTTGAAGCAGGTAGAGCCACCTTTGCTCAAAATGCTGTAGATATTTTTATGGATTGTCCTCATAGAGAACGTGCAGGTTGGTTGTGTGACTCATTCTTTACATCGCGGGCAGGTCTTGTTTTGACTGGCAATACATCCGTAGAAAAGAATTTTTTTGAAAACTTTATGCTTCCTCCCAAATTCGAGTTTTTGCCAGATGGAATGTTACCTATGTGCTATCCTTCAGACCATAATAATGGGCAATTTATCCCTAATTGGGCTATGTGGTTTGTTATTCAACTCGGAGAATATGCAAAAAGAAGTAATGATTGGGACCTGGTAAATGCTCTTAAACCTAAAGTGTTAGCATTAGTTAAATTTTTTGACGCCTACAAAAATTCAGATGGACTATTAGAAAAATTGCCCAGTTGGGTTTTCGTTGAGTGGTCAAAAGCTAATGATTTCGTTCAGGATGTGAACTATCCATCCAATATGTTATTTGCAGGTGTTTTAGACACTGTAGCGGAATTATATAATTTACCAGAGTATAAGCAAGAGGCAGAAAAAATTAGAGAAACTGTTCGCAAGCAGTCTTTTGATGGGACCTTCTTTGTAGACAATGCTGTTCGTAAAGATGGAAAATTAGAAGTTACGAAAAACCGTACCGAAGTGTGTCAATATTTTGCTTTCTTTTTCAAAGTTGCTACAAGAGAAACACATCCAGATTTGTGGAATATAATACGAAATGATTTTGGACCTCATAGAAAGGAAAAAGACAAAAATAAATATCCAGAAATTTATCTGGCAAATTCATTTATTGGCAATGTCCTCCGTGCAGAATTATTGACAATGAGTGGAGAAGGAGATAAAGTCCTCGATGAATCTGTAGGCTATCTTGATTATATGGCTCAAAGAACAGGAACCTTATGGGAGAATGTAGACGATGGGGCAAGTCTAAATCATGGCTTTGCTTCACATGTGGTTTATATTTATGATAGGGTTGCATTAGGTATTAGTGAATTTGACCCTGTGAATAAGAGAATTAAAGTTGTATTTCGTCCATTATCCTTAAAATACTGTGAGGGAGAAATCCCTGTCGGTGATAATCAAAGTATAAAAATGAGATGGGAACAAGACGATAACGCCATAAAATACAGATTAAGTGTTCCCCAAGGCTTTACTGTTGAGGTCGAAAATCTTACATCTAAAAACCTGGTTAAGGAATCTTCATAA
- a CDS encoding HEAT repeat domain-containing protein: protein MGKSFFFAFLHVFFSFICIVTFSDTFTLKNGITFDGKIVDESSDGIYTIQVGEKIFKYTKDEIANIQKNDKTGEINLDEAKKEWEQKDKLLTEKTGLNKDQRAQVEALISRIQWGEEIDRVTAKNGLLELQKTMDIFPYLEYYLPSYSPTTTPHILEILFKINKDKTIKILREKIFDSAPTVREKSIELLSIAKDMESYNLIIRGLVDPDINVCITTNYAIAHIGLKSVTPVLIENLNHPEPRIVNSSKETLNNLWKIELNGKKLNSIEEWKTFWEEHKNEVKDSIIYRKEIEPLVERDFQYFIG, encoded by the coding sequence ATGGGTAAAAGTTTCTTTTTTGCTTTTTTGCATGTATTTTTTTCTTTTATCTGTATTGTTACATTTTCAGACACCTTCACCTTAAAAAACGGTATCACTTTTGATGGGAAAATCGTTGATGAATCATCTGATGGAATTTATACAATACAGGTAGGAGAGAAAATATTTAAATATACAAAGGACGAAATCGCTAACATACAAAAAAACGATAAAACAGGTGAAATAAATTTAGATGAAGCAAAAAAGGAATGGGAACAAAAAGACAAATTACTTACCGAAAAAACGGGATTAAATAAAGACCAACGAGCACAGGTTGAGGCACTAATTAGTAGAATACAATGGGGAGAAGAAATTGACCGTGTTACTGCTAAAAATGGATTGTTAGAACTTCAAAAAACTATGGACATTTTCCCTTATTTGGAATACTACCTTCCCTCCTATTCCCCTACAACAACACCACATATCTTAGAAATTTTGTTTAAGATAAATAAAGACAAAACAATAAAAATTTTAAGGGAAAAAATTTTTGATTCTGCCCCAACTGTTCGAGAAAAATCTATAGAACTTTTATCAATTGCTAAAGATATGGAAAGTTACAATCTAATTATTCGTGGTCTTGTAGACCCTGACATCAATGTCTGTATAACAACAAATTATGCAATTGCTCATATTGGATTAAAGTCTGTAACCCCAGTTTTAATAGAAAATCTTAATCATCCTGAACCGAGAATTGTAAATTCAAGCAAAGAAACCCTAAATAATTTATGGAAAATAGAATTAAATGGTAAAAAACTCAATTCTATTGAAGAGTGGAAAACCTTCTGGGAAGAACATAAAAATGAAGTTAAGGATTCTATAATTTACAGAAAAGAAATCGAACCCCTTGTTGAAAGGGATTTTCAATATTTTATTGGTTAA
- a CDS encoding prepilin-type N-terminal cleavage/methylation domain-containing protein has protein sequence MNKKKNNGLTLIEIMISVAIFSFVVGVTSVILVSSHNNLQIQRERIQALHTCRAVIEAIREKRKDFVVSNESFNWEGFYEWINEKTSNDWLSITTLEEHPIPIPDLQISVVLRNMNGEPAGGTNNPVQVFVTATWTSTRGHTIRDTVATILTSI, from the coding sequence ATGAACAAAAAGAAAAATAATGGCTTAACATTAATAGAAATTATGATTTCAGTAGCTATATTTTCTTTTGTGGTAGGAGTAACTTCAGTTATATTAGTTTCTTCCCACAATAATTTACAAATTCAAAGAGAACGGATACAGGCATTACATACTTGTCGTGCAGTAATTGAAGCCATTCGTGAAAAAAGGAAGGACTTTGTAGTAAGTAATGAAAGTTTTAATTGGGAAGGTTTTTATGAATGGATAAATGAGAAGACATCCAATGATTGGTTATCAATAACAACCCTTGAAGAACATCCGATACCCATACCTGATTTACAAATAAGTGTTGTCCTTAGGAATATGAATGGAGAACCTGCTGGTGGAACAAATAATCCTGTTCAAGTTTTTGTAACAGCCACATGGACATCCACTCGTGGACATACTATAAGAGATACAGTAGCTACAATATTAACTTCTATATAA
- a CDS encoding galactokinase, producing MEQIINELEEQFKTCFGYTPDVIVKAPGRVNIIGEHTDYNHGYVLPMALEQGIYIAGKKRNDTLINFYAINTNRQGIADINYPSRNPLEPWMDYIMGVIHELIKMGYHVSGANGIIYGDVPIACGLSSSAALEMAILKFFEVLNNFSLDDTESAKLGQRVENEFLGLKSGIMDQFISRCGKRGHALFLDCRTLTYELIPIDLPEHTFVIANTNCPRGLTSSKYNERVAECQDALTTLNEFYKKNATHLRDYTIEELNNIKDKINPIAYKRARHVLTENKRVLDCIQALKNGDVSKVGVLLNESDYSLQKDYEVTNYELEIITDIARNIQGCIGARMTGAGFGGCTINLVETKHANNFVNILIEKYNSLTGRNGSYIISPPSDGAQNLK from the coding sequence ATGGAACAAATCATTAACGAATTAGAAGAACAATTTAAAACCTGTTTCGGTTATACTCCAGATGTTATCGTGAAAGCTCCTGGAAGGGTCAATATTATAGGTGAACATACTGATTATAACCATGGATATGTGCTCCCAATGGCATTAGAACAAGGCATTTATATCGCAGGTAAAAAAAGAAATGATACATTAATCAATTTCTATGCAATTAATACAAATCGTCAGGGAATTGCAGATATAAATTATCCGTCAAGGAACCCACTTGAGCCATGGATGGATTATATTATGGGTGTCATTCATGAACTAATCAAAATGGGATACCATGTGTCAGGTGCAAATGGAATCATCTATGGAGATGTTCCGATAGCGTGCGGACTAAGTAGCTCGGCAGCATTAGAAATGGCAATACTAAAATTTTTTGAGGTATTAAACAATTTTTCTTTAGATGACACTGAATCTGCAAAATTAGGACAACGGGTAGAAAATGAATTTTTAGGCTTAAAATCAGGAATTATGGACCAATTTATATCAAGATGTGGGAAGAGAGGGCATGCTTTATTCTTAGATTGTCGAACTCTAACATATGAACTAATTCCCATTGATTTGCCTGAACATACTTTTGTTATAGCAAACACAAATTGCCCAAGAGGTCTTACAAGCTCAAAATACAACGAACGCGTAGCAGAATGTCAAGATGCATTAACAACTCTAAACGAATTCTATAAGAAAAATGCCACCCACCTTCGCGATTATACTATTGAGGAATTGAATAATATAAAAGATAAAATAAATCCCATTGCATACAAACGCGCTCGTCACGTTTTAACAGAAAATAAACGCGTTTTAGACTGTATCCAAGCATTAAAAAATGGCGATGTATCAAAGGTTGGTGTTTTATTAAATGAATCAGATTATAGTCTACAAAAAGATTATGAAGTTACTAATTACGAATTAGAAATAATCACCGATATAGCTCGAAATATACAAGGATGCATTGGGGCAAGAATGACAGGGGCTGGTTTTGGTGGATGTACAATCAACTTAGTAGAAACAAAACATGCTAACAATTTTGTTAATATCCTGATTGAAAAATATAATTCTCTTACTGGAAGAAATGGCTCTTATATTATTTCCCCGCCTTCAGACGGAGCACAGAATTTAAAATAA
- the ugpC gene encoding sn-glycerol-3-phosphate ABC transporter ATP-binding protein UgpC codes for MAKVELKGLTKIYPNGVIAVKDVTLTINDKEFVVLVGPSGCGKTTTLRMVAGLEEISSGEIYIDGKLVNDVHPKDRDIAMVFQNYALYPHMSVYKNMAFGLMLRGVPKQEIDRRVREAAEILGLTNYLEAKPRVLSGGQRQRVAVGRAIVRNPKVFLFDEPLSNLDAKMRVQMRAEISKLHRQLQATIIYVTHDQIEAMTMGDRIVVMNNGLVQQIGTPLDLYHKPINKFVAGFIGSPPMNMIDGVIYEKNNQIYFVNHEEKIEIKIVEHKQPSLKAYINKNITMGIRPEDISIQQDQSIEHGTFIHAIVDVVEPMGSEMNLYISTGKVTLTARVKATSEPPTGKPITLKLDINNTHFFDPITEQVIA; via the coding sequence ATGGCAAAAGTTGAATTAAAAGGATTAACAAAAATCTATCCTAATGGAGTTATTGCTGTTAAAGATGTAACCTTAACTATAAACGATAAGGAATTTGTTGTATTAGTTGGTCCTTCGGGTTGTGGTAAAACAACTACTTTACGGATGGTAGCGGGGTTAGAAGAAATAAGTTCTGGTGAGATTTATATTGATGGTAAACTTGTAAATGATGTACACCCTAAAGACCGTGATATAGCAATGGTGTTTCAAAACTATGCTTTATATCCACACATGAGTGTATATAAAAATATGGCTTTTGGACTAATGTTGCGTGGTGTTCCAAAACAAGAAATTGATAGACGTGTCCGAGAAGCGGCAGAAATATTAGGGTTAACAAATTATTTAGAAGCGAAACCTCGTGTGCTTTCAGGGGGACAAAGGCAAAGAGTTGCCGTAGGTAGAGCCATTGTCAGAAACCCTAAAGTGTTTCTCTTTGATGAGCCCTTATCAAATTTAGATGCAAAGATGAGGGTTCAGATGAGAGCTGAAATTTCCAAACTACATCGGCAATTACAGGCTACCATAATTTATGTTACACATGACCAAATCGAAGCTATGACGATGGGCGACCGCATTGTTGTAATGAATAATGGTTTAGTTCAACAGATAGGAACACCATTAGATTTATATCATAAACCTATTAACAAATTCGTAGCTGGATTTATTGGTAGTCCCCCGATGAATATGATAGACGGCGTTATATATGAAAAAAATAATCAGATATATTTTGTCAATCATGAAGAAAAAATTGAAATCAAAATTGTTGAACACAAACAACCATCCCTTAAAGCATATATAAACAAAAATATAACTATGGGTATCCGTCCTGAAGATATATCAATACAACAAGACCAGTCAATAGAACATGGCACATTTATACACGCAATTGTTGATGTAGTTGAACCTATGGGTTCTGAGATGAACTTATATATAAGTACTGGTAAAGTCACACTTACAGCTCGGGTAAAAGCGACTTCTGAACCACCTACTGGGAAACCCATAACCCTAAAATTAGATATCAACAATACTCACTTTTTTGACCCCATAACTGAACAAGTAATTGCATAA
- a CDS encoding ATP-binding protein: MRTIHIQVKDDHLETIGKTKPLNAIVELIWNALDAEAQHVEVRFVENELGGLDYIDIIDDGHGLKFKDAIIAFGNLGGSWKREEYVTQNEKRILHGKYGKGRFRAFSLGNRVLWRSIYSEKGTFYHYQIVGNSENLSIFEISEPEPIREAESKTGMHVRISLLNNNISLIRGVTALEEITDIFAPYLMQYPSVKIIYDNVTIDPENAQIYQHEYNFNEIVVPSGKTIDAKLTVVEWIGSGRKGVLFCDQNGFTRYVPFPRLHFRGFSYTAYFKSSYIQELDKQGLLQADELCEDVRFLTQFCKKKLREHFILREAEKTQLLIQEWKDEGIYPINSDELSDPKNSIQIKIFDIYATHLFQMVRELNEAPKIVQQLILHLLYTLIKTDSTQVAHILNEIISLPDDKEDEIQKLLV; encoded by the coding sequence GTGCGAACAATACATATTCAAGTTAAAGATGACCATCTGGAAACAATAGGTAAAACAAAACCATTAAACGCAATAGTTGAACTTATCTGGAATGCGTTGGATGCAGAGGCTCAACATGTCGAGGTGCGATTTGTTGAAAATGAATTAGGTGGGCTTGATTATATTGACATCATTGACGATGGTCATGGCTTAAAATTTAAGGATGCAATCATAGCATTTGGCAATCTTGGCGGTTCGTGGAAAAGAGAAGAATATGTTACACAAAATGAAAAACGTATTCTTCATGGTAAATATGGCAAAGGGCGTTTTCGTGCATTCTCATTAGGGAATAGGGTTTTATGGAGAAGTATCTATTCTGAGAAGGGGACATTCTACCATTACCAAATCGTTGGAAATTCTGAAAATCTTTCTATATTTGAAATTTCTGAGCCTGAACCCATTAGAGAAGCGGAATCTAAAACGGGAATGCATGTACGTATCTCACTTCTTAACAATAATATTTCTTTAATTAGGGGGGTAACTGCGTTAGAAGAAATTACAGATATTTTTGCCCCTTATCTAATGCAATATCCGAGTGTTAAAATTATCTACGACAATGTAACTATAGACCCTGAAAATGCCCAAATATATCAACATGAATATAATTTTAATGAAATTGTCGTCCCAAGTGGAAAAACTATTGATGCAAAATTAACTGTTGTCGAATGGATAGGTTCTGGAAGGAAAGGGGTGCTTTTCTGTGACCAGAATGGATTTACACGATATGTTCCATTCCCACGATTACATTTTCGTGGTTTTAGTTATACTGCATATTTTAAGTCATCTTACATACAAGAATTAGATAAACAGGGGTTACTTCAAGCAGATGAATTGTGTGAAGATGTACGGTTCTTAACACAGTTTTGCAAAAAGAAATTACGGGAACACTTTATTTTACGGGAAGCTGAAAAAACGCAGTTATTAATTCAAGAATGGAAGGATGAGGGGATTTATCCTATTAACTCAGACGAACTTTCAGACCCTAAAAATAGTATCCAAATAAAGATTTTTGATATATATGCGACTCACTTGTTTCAAATGGTTAGAGAACTTAATGAAGCTCCTAAAATTGTCCAGCAATTAATATTACATTTACTTTATACATTGATAAAAACGGACTCAACACAAGTGGCTCATATACTTAATGAGATTATTTCACTACCAGATGACAAAGAAGATGAAATCCAAAAATTACTGGTATAG
- a CDS encoding phenylacetate--CoA ligase, which produces MEPKDREILQLKRLQDVVTRIYNTVPFYKDAFDKAHVRPEDISSLDDLKRLPFTVKEDLRQNYPLGLVAVPHSELARIHGSSGTTGKPTLVAYTRNDIETWANLCARFLVAGGLRKEHFVQISFGYGLFTGGFGLHYGVEKVGATIIPAASGNTARQILLIQDLKPDVLICTPSYALNIAESAQEAGLNPSDLSLKYGHFGGEMWTDDMRKEIEEQLGIMAFNNYGLSEVIGPGVSGECYLQNGMHIQEDHFIVECLNPTTLEPVKYGEYGELVFTSLTKEAFPIIRYRTRDLAQLDSSPCPCGRTTKRMSRVKGRSDDMLIIRGVNVFPSQIEEAILQVPGIAPHYLIEVSRPHILDEISVKVEVQPGFISDKMSEMQALRDKVLRKIHDITGIHINVELLAPNSLERSTGKACRVIDHRKMS; this is translated from the coding sequence ATGGAGCCAAAAGATAGAGAAATTCTCCAACTAAAACGGCTTCAAGATGTAGTAACACGAATATATAATACTGTGCCTTTTTATAAAGATGCTTTCGATAAAGCTCATGTAAGACCTGAGGATATTTCCTCTCTTGATGATTTAAAACGATTACCATTTACAGTAAAAGAAGATTTGCGTCAGAATTATCCTTTAGGTTTAGTGGCGGTACCGCATAGTGAATTAGCACGAATACATGGCTCATCAGGGACAACAGGAAAACCTACTCTTGTAGCATATACACGAAATGACATTGAAACATGGGCAAATTTATGTGCACGTTTTTTAGTAGCAGGTGGACTACGTAAAGAGCATTTTGTTCAGATTTCTTTCGGATATGGCTTGTTCACAGGCGGATTCGGTCTCCACTACGGTGTTGAAAAGGTAGGAGCAACTATTATCCCTGCTGCCTCAGGAAATACAGCCCGACAAATTTTACTTATTCAAGACTTGAAACCTGATGTCCTTATATGTACTCCCAGTTATGCCTTAAATATAGCCGAGTCGGCACAAGAGGCGGGATTAAATCCATCTGATTTATCGCTTAAATATGGACATTTTGGCGGAGAAATGTGGACAGATGATATGCGGAAGGAAATTGAAGAACAACTTGGGATTATGGCTTTTAACAATTATGGTTTAAGCGAGGTTATAGGACCTGGGGTTAGTGGTGAATGTTATCTCCAAAATGGCATGCATATCCAAGAGGACCACTTTATCGTTGAGTGTTTAAATCCGACCACATTAGAGCCTGTTAAATATGGTGAATATGGTGAATTAGTCTTTACAAGTTTAACTAAAGAGGCTTTTCCTATTATTCGATATCGGACAAGAGACTTAGCCCAACTTGATAGTAGCCCATGCCCTTGTGGTAGAACTACAAAACGAATGTCCAGAGTAAAGGGTAGGTCTGATGATATGTTAATTATACGTGGCGTTAATGTATTCCCATCTCAAATTGAAGAGGCGATACTACAAGTTCCAGGTATTGCTCCTCATTATCTCATTGAAGTATCCAGACCACATATTTTAGATGAAATATCTGTTAAAGTAGAGGTACAGCCAGGATTTATTTCGGATAAAATGAGCGAGATGCAAGCCTTAAGAGACAAAGTACTAAGAAAAATACATGATATAACAGGGATTCACATTAATGTAGAACTTCTGGCACCCAATAGTCTGGAACGTTCTACAGGAAAAGCATGTCGTGTTATTGACCATAGAAAAATGTCATAA
- a CDS encoding ACT domain-containing protein translates to MKIHQISMFLENKPGRVSEPCRVLAKHNINILTLSLADTQQFGILRLIIKEWEKAKEVLEQEGFIVNITEVVATEVEDKPGGLAKILDVIEESGLNIEYMYAFTFRSGDKAVIVFRFDKPDLAIEVLQKKGINVLDSVQLYEKANQ, encoded by the coding sequence ATGAAGATACATCAAATTTCAATGTTTTTAGAGAACAAACCTGGAAGGGTTAGCGAACCGTGTCGTGTATTAGCAAAGCACAATATTAATATATTAACACTCTCATTAGCAGATACTCAGCAATTTGGGATACTTCGACTCATTATTAAAGAATGGGAAAAAGCTAAAGAAGTATTAGAACAGGAAGGCTTTATCGTAAACATCACAGAAGTTGTAGCAACTGAAGTTGAAGACAAACCAGGTGGACTTGCAAAAATTTTAGATGTTATAGAGGAGTCTGGATTAAATATTGAGTATATGTATGCATTTACATTTCGTAGTGGTGATAAAGCGGTAATTGTTTTTAGATTTGATAAGCCAGATTTAGCAATAGAAGTTCTCCAGAAAAAAGGAATTAATGTGTTGGATAGTGTCCAATTATACGAAAAAGCAAATCAATAA